In a single window of the Nicotiana tomentosiformis chromosome 10, ASM39032v3, whole genome shotgun sequence genome:
- the LOC104094448 gene encoding protein ESMERALDA 1 isoform X2 has translation MHAYNRLPSSGHSSPSTPSSPRSRSPRLRSTSNSNSGGGSRVKPSARFTPGQPGPRTLAHRLAWVILSVLLRRQGIFLFAPLLYIAGMLFYMGTVSFDVVPNIRHHPAPGSLYRSPQLYAKLRPEMDSDNSTAHAISTIWKNSYRGGEWRPCINKSSGGLPESNGYLYIEANGGLNQQRTSICNAVSVAGYLNATLVIPHFHFHSIWRDPSKFGDIYDEEFFVKTLANDVRVVDKIPDYIMERFDYNMSNVYNFRIKAWSSISYYRDTVLPKLLEEKLIRISPFANRLSFDAPPAVQRLRCLANYEALRFSNPILSLGETLVARMKERSANNSGKYISVHLRFEEDMVAFSCCIFDGGEEEKRDMDAARERGWKGKFTKPGRVIRPGAIRINGKCPLTPLEVGLMLRGMGFDKTTSIYLASGKIYDSERHMKPLLEMFPLLQTKDMLATPEELAPFQDGCHRLYCLPL, from the exons ATGCACGCTTACAATAGGTTACCGAGCAGTGGACACAGCAGCCCATCCACGCCCTCATCCCCCCGTTCCCGCTCGCCTCGTTTACGCAGCACTAGTAATAGTAATAGTGGTGGTGGATCCCGGGTCAAACCCAGTGCCCGTTTTACCCCGGGTCAACCCGGACCGAGAACCCTCGCCCATCGTCTTGCTTGGGTCATTCTATCGGTTCTGCTTCGCCGTCAGGGGATTTTCCTCTTTGCTCCTTTGCTCTACATAGCGGGGATGTTGTTTTACATGGGGACAGTATCGTTTGATGTTGTTCCTAACATCAGGCACCACCCTGCTCCCGGGTCCCTTTACCGGAGCCCCCAGCTTTATGCCAAGCTTCGACCCGAAATGGACTCCGATAATTCCACTGCTCATGCG ATATCAACAATATGGAAAAACTCCTACAGAGGTGGAGAATGGAGACCGTGCATTAACAAATCCTCAGGAG GTTTGCCTGAATCAAATGGTTACCTTTATATTGAGGCAAATGGTGGTCTGAATCAGCAAAGGACATCG ATATGCAATGCTGTTTCTGTGGCAGGTTATCTTAATGCGACCCTGGTCATTCCACACTTCCATTTTCATAGCATTTGGAGGGATCCAAG CAAGTTTGGAGATATCTATGATGAAGAATTTTTTGTTAAAACCCTAGCCAATGATGTACGAGTGGTGGACAAGATTCCTGATTATATTATGGAACGATTCGATTACAATATGAGCAATGTTTACAACTTCAGGATCAAGGCTTGGTCCTCCATCAGTTACTACAGGGATACAGTTCTTCCAAAGCTGCTCGAAGAAAA GCTCATTAGAATATCCCCATTCGCAAACCGTTTATCATTTGATGCTCCTCCAGCAGTTCAGCGGCTTAGGTGCCTGGCAAATTATGAAGCCCTTAGATTTTCAAATCCTATTTTGAGTTTGGGGGAAACATTGGTTGCAAGAATGAAAGAACGGAGTGCCAATAATAGTGGAAAGTATATCTCTGTGCATCTCCGCTTTGAGGAG GATATGGTGGCTTTCTCTTGTTGTATATTTGATGGTGGTGAAGAAGAAAAAAGGGACATGGATGCTGCAAGAGAGAGAGGATGGAAGGGAAAATTTACAAAACCTGGTCGTGTGATTCGTCCTGGAGCTATCAGGATTAATGGCAAGTGTCCCTTAACTCCTTTAGAG GTTGGATTGATGTTAAGAGGCATGGGATTTGACAAGACTACATCCATCTATTTAGCATCTGGAAAAATATACGACTCCGAGCGACATATGAAACCACTATTAGAAATGTTTCCTCTTTTACAAACTAAAGATATGCTGGCAACCCCAGAAGAACTAGCTCCATTTCAG GATGGCTGCCATAGACTATACTGTTTGCCTTTATAG
- the LOC104094448 gene encoding protein ESMERALDA 1 isoform X1 has translation MHAYNRLPSSGHSSPSTPSSPRSRSPRLRSTSNSNSGGGSRVKPSARFTPGQPGPRTLAHRLAWVILSVLLRRQGIFLFAPLLYIAGMLFYMGTVSFDVVPNIRHHPAPGSLYRSPQLYAKLRPEMDSDNSTAHAISTIWKNSYRGGEWRPCINKSSGGLPESNGYLYIEANGGLNQQRTSICNAVSVAGYLNATLVIPHFHFHSIWRDPSKFGDIYDEEFFVKTLANDVRVVDKIPDYIMERFDYNMSNVYNFRIKAWSSISYYRDTVLPKLLEEKLIRISPFANRLSFDAPPAVQRLRCLANYEALRFSNPILSLGETLVARMKERSANNSGKYISVHLRFEEDMVAFSCCIFDGGEEEKRDMDAARERGWKGKFTKPGRVIRPGAIRINGKCPLTPLEVGLMLRGMGFDKTTSIYLASGKIYDSERHMKPLLEMFPLLQTKDMLATPEELAPFQNYSSRMAAIDYTVCLYSEVFVTTQGGNFPHFLLGHRRYLYGGHSRTIRPDKRKLALLYDNPNIGWKSFKRQMLNIRAHSDSKGIEIKRPNDSIYSFPCPDCMCRSNKTEDSRSSSVT, from the exons ATGCACGCTTACAATAGGTTACCGAGCAGTGGACACAGCAGCCCATCCACGCCCTCATCCCCCCGTTCCCGCTCGCCTCGTTTACGCAGCACTAGTAATAGTAATAGTGGTGGTGGATCCCGGGTCAAACCCAGTGCCCGTTTTACCCCGGGTCAACCCGGACCGAGAACCCTCGCCCATCGTCTTGCTTGGGTCATTCTATCGGTTCTGCTTCGCCGTCAGGGGATTTTCCTCTTTGCTCCTTTGCTCTACATAGCGGGGATGTTGTTTTACATGGGGACAGTATCGTTTGATGTTGTTCCTAACATCAGGCACCACCCTGCTCCCGGGTCCCTTTACCGGAGCCCCCAGCTTTATGCCAAGCTTCGACCCGAAATGGACTCCGATAATTCCACTGCTCATGCG ATATCAACAATATGGAAAAACTCCTACAGAGGTGGAGAATGGAGACCGTGCATTAACAAATCCTCAGGAG GTTTGCCTGAATCAAATGGTTACCTTTATATTGAGGCAAATGGTGGTCTGAATCAGCAAAGGACATCG ATATGCAATGCTGTTTCTGTGGCAGGTTATCTTAATGCGACCCTGGTCATTCCACACTTCCATTTTCATAGCATTTGGAGGGATCCAAG CAAGTTTGGAGATATCTATGATGAAGAATTTTTTGTTAAAACCCTAGCCAATGATGTACGAGTGGTGGACAAGATTCCTGATTATATTATGGAACGATTCGATTACAATATGAGCAATGTTTACAACTTCAGGATCAAGGCTTGGTCCTCCATCAGTTACTACAGGGATACAGTTCTTCCAAAGCTGCTCGAAGAAAA GCTCATTAGAATATCCCCATTCGCAAACCGTTTATCATTTGATGCTCCTCCAGCAGTTCAGCGGCTTAGGTGCCTGGCAAATTATGAAGCCCTTAGATTTTCAAATCCTATTTTGAGTTTGGGGGAAACATTGGTTGCAAGAATGAAAGAACGGAGTGCCAATAATAGTGGAAAGTATATCTCTGTGCATCTCCGCTTTGAGGAG GATATGGTGGCTTTCTCTTGTTGTATATTTGATGGTGGTGAAGAAGAAAAAAGGGACATGGATGCTGCAAGAGAGAGAGGATGGAAGGGAAAATTTACAAAACCTGGTCGTGTGATTCGTCCTGGAGCTATCAGGATTAATGGCAAGTGTCCCTTAACTCCTTTAGAG GTTGGATTGATGTTAAGAGGCATGGGATTTGACAAGACTACATCCATCTATTTAGCATCTGGAAAAATATACGACTCCGAGCGACATATGAAACCACTATTAGAAATGTTTCCTCTTTTACAAACTAAAGATATGCTGGCAACCCCAGAAGAACTAGCTCCATTTCAG AATTACTCTTCCAGGATGGCTGCCATAGACTATACTGTTTGCCTTTATAGTGAAGTATTTGTGACAACTCAGGGAGGCAATTTCCCCCATTTTCTGTTGGGCCATAGGAGATACTTATATGGTGGACACTCCAGGACCATCAGGCCAGACAAAAGGAAGTTAGCTTTGTTATATGATAATCCCAATATCGG GTGGAAGAGCTTCAAGCGGCAAATGCTTAATATACGAGCACATAGTGATTCAAAAGGTATTGAGATTAAAAGACCAAATGACTCAATATATTCATTCCCTTGCCCAGATTGCATGTGCCGGAGTAACAAGACTGAAGATTCTAGATCATCCTCAGTAACGTGA